A window from Synechococcus sp. RSCCF101 encodes these proteins:
- a CDS encoding IS3 family transposase (programmed frameshift) produces the protein MKRIRHTPEQIIRKLKTAEQLIAQGKTVNEVCRVIEVTQPTYHRWRQQFGGMQAEEAKRLTQLEKENARLKKLLAEAELEKAMLKDLGRGKLLSPERRRRAVLVLQQRYRASERFTCRVVGQNRSTQRHHGTVPGAEETKLRRRLREIAADHIRWGRRMAHRVLRREGWSVNHKRVQRIWREEGLQRPTPRKQKRARPADGSVRRHRAEHPHQVWAMDFQFDATADGRRLKFLNVIDEHSRLCLAIRVGRRCKARDVVAVLEELTSLYPAPAFIRCDNGPEFIAHALRRWCRTSGTTTATIEPGSPWQNGFAESFNGRFRDEFLNTELFTTAPEAQILADRWRWEYNSLRPHSALQGRTPLEAAQQGAAA, from the exons ATGAAACGAATCCGACACACGCCCGAGCAGATCATCCGCAAGCTCAAGACTGCAGAGCAGCTGATCGCCCAGGGCAAGACCGTCAACGAGGTCTGCCGAGTGATCGAGGTGACGCAGCCGACCTACCACCGCTGGCGGCAGCAGTTCGGGGGGATGCAGGCCGAGGAGGCCAAACGGCTGACCCAGTTGGAGAAGGAGAACGCCCGACTCAAGAAGCTGCTGGCGGAAGCCGAGCTGGAGAAGGCGATGCTCAAGGATCTCG GCCGAGGGAAACTTTTGAGCCCGGAACGCAGGCGCAGGGCGGTACTCGTCCTGCAGCAGCGTTACCGGGCATCGGAGCGGTTCACCTGCCGGGTTGTGGGTCAGAACCGCAGCACCCAACGCCATCACGGCACGGTCCCTGGGGCCGAGGAGACCAAGCTGCGGCGCCGGCTGAGGGAGATCGCTGCCGACCACATCCGCTGGGGCCGGCGAATGGCCCACCGCGTGCTCAGACGCGAGGGCTGGAGCGTGAATCACAAACGGGTGCAACGGATCTGGCGGGAGGAGGGTCTCCAGCGGCCTACCCCCCGAAAGCAGAAGCGGGCACGGCCAGCGGACGGCTCAGTGCGGCGCCACAGGGCCGAGCATCCCCACCAGGTGTGGGCCATGGACTTTCAGTTCGACGCCACGGCCGATGGCCGGCGGCTCAAGTTTCTGAACGTGATCGATGAGCACAGCCGCCTCTGCCTGGCCATCCGAGTGGGCAGGCGTTGCAAGGCCAGGGACGTGGTGGCCGTGCTGGAGGAACTCACCAGCCTCTACCCGGCACCGGCGTTCATCCGGTGCGACAACGGCCCTGAATTCATCGCCCACGCCTTACGGCGTTGGTGCAGGACCAGCGGCACGACAACGGCCACGATCGAGCCAGGTTCCCCGTGGCAGAACGGCTTTGCCGAGTCGTTCAACGGGAGATTCAGGGATGAGTTCCTCAACACCGAGCTGTTCACCACAGCCCCAGAAGCTCAGATCCTGGCCGACCGCTGGCGCTGGGAGTACAACTCCCTCAGGCCGCATTCGGCCCTCCAGGGGCGTACGCCCCTGGAGGCAGCTCAACAAGGAGCTGCTGCATGA
- a CDS encoding ISAs1 family transposase, protein MVFRQLKEQGADFLLTVKANQRTLDRQIRSQFQGKRRIPFTATDHELGHGRDITWNLRAKEAPAHIKADWPGSAWIVEVQASGSRQGKPFQATHRFITSLRTTPKALLQLVRDRWSLESWHWIRDTQLREDNHRYGGNGAGVMATLRTAALNLLRLAGFHSVREGLQAVMHDITALLAMVRRPPGAAMP, encoded by the coding sequence ATCGTTTTTCGGCAGCTCAAGGAGCAGGGAGCCGACTTCCTCCTGACGGTCAAAGCCAACCAGCGAACGCTGGATCGTCAGATCCGCAGTCAATTCCAGGGAAAGCGCCGGATCCCCTTCACGGCAACGGATCACGAGCTTGGCCACGGCCGTGACATCACCTGGAATTTGCGGGCGAAAGAGGCACCCGCTCACATCAAGGCGGACTGGCCCGGCAGTGCCTGGATCGTGGAAGTGCAGGCCAGCGGCTCCCGCCAGGGCAAGCCGTTTCAGGCCACCCACCGGTTCATCACCAGTCTGCGCACCACTCCAAAAGCCCTGCTGCAACTGGTCCGTGATCGCTGGAGCCTGGAAAGCTGGCACTGGATCCGCGATACCCAGCTCAGAGAAGACAACCACCGCTACGGGGGCAATGGCGCAGGCGTGATGGCCACGCTGCGCACCGCAGCACTCAACCTCCTGCGACTGGCTGGATTTCACTCCGTCCGCGAGGGTCTGCAGGCCGTGATGCACGACATCACCGCGCTGCTGGCGATGGTCAGGAGGCCACCGGGAGCAGCGATGCCATGA
- a CDS encoding ISAs1 family transposase: MPQIASAATDLDLISYLRAIPDARMRRGVRIPAWYLLLVAVLGILSRCESLRDLERFARRHHSVLTESLGINLRRPPSDSAFRYFFLQVDVTAVCEAIRDWTIAQIPDGAADLDQLVCDGKTLRGSIEPTAGGGSAFIAQVTLYSAALGVAIAQTCAATGEDHERAVLRRLLGELDLGGVLVQADALHTQKSFFGSSRSREPTSS, encoded by the coding sequence GTGCCCCAGATCGCCTCTGCCGCAACTGATCTCGACCTGATCAGCTACCTCCGGGCGATTCCTGATGCCCGGATGCGTCGGGGTGTTCGCATCCCGGCCTGGTACCTGCTGCTGGTGGCAGTTCTGGGAATCCTGAGCCGGTGCGAGAGCCTGCGGGATCTGGAGCGCTTTGCCCGGCGTCACCACAGCGTTCTCACCGAGTCGCTGGGGATCAACCTCCGCCGCCCGCCGTCGGATTCCGCCTTCCGATACTTCTTCCTGCAGGTGGATGTCACGGCCGTCTGCGAGGCCATCCGCGACTGGACGATCGCTCAGATCCCTGATGGTGCAGCCGATCTCGATCAGCTGGTCTGTGACGGCAAGACGTTGCGGGGCTCGATCGAGCCCACCGCTGGCGGTGGTTCGGCCTTCATTGCTCAGGTGACGCTCTACTCCGCGGCCCTGGGCGTGGCAATCGCGCAGACCTGCGCCGCCACAGGCGAGGACCACGAGCGGGCTGTGCTGCGGAGGCTGCTTGGAGAGCTCGATCTCGGTGGTGTGCTGGTTCAAGCGGATGCGCTGCACACGCAGAAATCGTTTTTCGGCAGCTCAAGGAGCAGGGAGCCGACTTCCTCCTGA
- a CDS encoding glycosyltransferase: MSFSRESDAAISSAISKNNQEVIVRPSIMLSSINDLARFPAEANAVLSALEELLDSCAIFAKTATKYSRSNHEICSQLIRRITSRILYVKPYVVKPLVEITPLCDVVSSILEQSEPAGIQVLGKSIATLIHCCDRQSQCVLLEVAGRITRSTSARHATSLREHLFDYLNLPEPLLELTHCSLPSAKQPTERKSNSTTDNAKRAIRCILSESSARKARLTLADLRRARRRPCSATRDLVSDSVTDKYEECVQCLLSPSSKKRDDQALAFAKICLYAKFVGRRQSMLATYQKLRQHFAAISSEAHLVFLACSGLDYLLISDLRLKEASDLLQFALAGGQDGLYRYFSMLMTRRLACKSIKQTQKGDISVVIASTDREGAERFLFLSLLSVMAQSSMPEEVFVFIDPVFGNHTHSMWLKDEISSKRFLDAWDLDQLAPLRGIPIRVFVNDTIRGQYYARNTAAAMASTTYIANQDDDDFSDFTRLHSQIESLGQGGLISYGAHVRISEEGSFQHDSRDFFFKGDGIASLCTYVNLVRLNPFLEVRSRGDVEFRERIILKYGSESVRRLNRILLLMRGASQSVSSRFETMHSKAFAHFYDEISSGHAFC, encoded by the coding sequence ATGTCCTTTTCGCGGGAATCCGATGCAGCCATCTCGAGTGCCATCTCCAAGAACAATCAAGAGGTTATAGTTCGCCCGTCTATCATGCTTTCATCGATCAATGATCTCGCTCGCTTCCCAGCCGAGGCCAATGCGGTGCTTTCTGCATTGGAAGAGCTACTGGATAGCTGCGCAATCTTTGCCAAGACCGCAACCAAGTACAGCAGAAGCAACCACGAGATTTGCAGTCAGTTAATCAGGCGCATTACAAGTCGCATACTCTATGTAAAGCCCTACGTTGTGAAACCCCTCGTCGAGATAACTCCACTCTGCGATGTGGTTTCCTCTATTCTTGAACAAAGCGAACCTGCTGGAATCCAAGTTTTGGGCAAGAGCATTGCCACACTCATTCATTGCTGCGATCGGCAAAGCCAATGCGTCTTACTGGAAGTCGCAGGCCGAATTACACGCTCAACGAGTGCAAGACACGCTACTAGTTTACGCGAACACTTATTCGACTACCTGAATCTCCCTGAACCCTTGCTGGAGTTGACACACTGCAGCTTGCCTTCAGCAAAGCAGCCGACAGAACGCAAGTCAAATTCGACTACAGACAATGCGAAACGTGCGATTCGATGTATCTTATCAGAGAGTTCCGCCAGAAAAGCCCGCCTCACGCTGGCTGACTTGAGAAGAGCGAGAAGAAGGCCATGCTCAGCCACGAGAGACTTAGTGAGCGACTCTGTTACCGATAAGTATGAGGAATGCGTGCAATGCCTGTTGTCGCCTTCTTCTAAGAAGAGGGATGACCAGGCACTGGCTTTTGCAAAGATCTGCCTTTATGCGAAGTTTGTTGGCAGGCGCCAATCAATGTTAGCAACTTATCAGAAGCTTCGTCAGCATTTTGCAGCCATATCCAGCGAAGCTCATTTGGTTTTTTTAGCTTGCTCTGGACTTGACTATCTCCTGATTTCGGATCTCAGACTTAAGGAGGCTTCTGATCTCTTGCAATTCGCACTAGCAGGCGGCCAAGACGGTTTATACAGATATTTCTCAATGCTGATGACCCGCAGGCTTGCATGCAAATCGATCAAGCAGACCCAAAAGGGAGACATCTCAGTTGTAATAGCTTCTACCGACAGGGAGGGTGCAGAGCGATTCTTATTTCTCTCTTTGCTATCCGTCATGGCACAATCCAGCATGCCAGAAGAGGTCTTTGTTTTTATCGATCCCGTTTTTGGAAATCACACACACTCTATGTGGTTAAAGGATGAGATTTCGTCTAAACGCTTCTTGGATGCTTGGGATCTAGACCAGTTGGCTCCTTTAAGAGGCATACCAATTAGAGTCTTTGTCAACGATACCATTCGAGGACAATACTATGCAAGAAACACGGCGGCAGCCATGGCTTCGACCACATACATTGCGAATCAAGATGACGACGACTTTTCCGACTTTACGAGACTTCATTCGCAGATTGAAAGTCTAGGTCAAGGTGGACTCATTTCCTACGGAGCACATGTAAGAATTTCCGAGGAAGGCTCTTTTCAGCACGACTCTAGAGACTTCTTCTTTAAAGGCGATGGCATTGCCTCACTTTGTACTTATGTGAATCTTGTAAGGCTAAATCCATTTCTTGAAGTCAGATCAAGAGGTGATGTCGAGTTTCGAGAGCGAATTATCCTCAAGTACGGATCAGAGTCCGTAAGACGGCTCAATAGAATTCTACTTCTTATGCGAGGAGCAAGCCAGTCAGTCTCGAGCAGGTTTGAGACTATGCATAGCAAAGCATTTGCCCACTTTTACGATGAAATCAGTAGCGGTCACGCCTTTTGCTAA
- a CDS encoding helix-turn-helix domain-containing protein, with product MAASLEPMAAEMAVQTPQDVEAMQRLAAAGWGRRRIARQLGCSPETVRKYLRQGGWQPYGKPCRSSVLDDHRSWLKQRFLAHRGNADVVRQELASEKGIRVHLRTVERAVEPWRQELRNAALATVRFETPPGRQLQADFGQCIVGISGMRVRVHLAVLTLGYSRRLVVRAFRSEKQDHWLEAMEEAFRHWGGVPQEVLTWTPETGPG from the coding sequence ATGGCGGCATCTCTGGAGCCGATGGCTGCGGAGATGGCGGTGCAGACCCCTCAGGACGTCGAGGCCATGCAGCGGCTGGCGGCAGCGGGCTGGGGGCGCCGGCGTATTGCCAGGCAGCTGGGCTGCTCACCGGAGACGGTGCGCAAATACCTGCGGCAGGGGGGCTGGCAGCCCTATGGAAAGCCCTGCCGCAGCTCGGTTCTCGATGACCATCGCAGCTGGCTCAAGCAGCGGTTTCTGGCTCACCGCGGCAATGCCGACGTGGTGCGGCAGGAGCTGGCCAGCGAGAAGGGGATCCGGGTCCACCTGAGAACGGTGGAGCGCGCCGTGGAGCCGTGGCGGCAGGAGCTGCGGAACGCGGCTCTGGCCACCGTCCGCTTTGAAACCCCACCGGGCCGGCAGCTCCAGGCCGATTTTGGCCAATGCATCGTGGGAATCAGCGGCATGCGGGTGCGGGTGCACCTGGCAGTGCTGACGCTCGGGTATTCGCGCCGGTTGGTGGTGCGTGCCTTCCGCAGCGAGAAGCAGGACCACTGGCTGGAGGCGATGGAGGAGGCCTTCCGTCACTGGGGCGGTGTGCCCCAGGAGGTGCTGACGTGGACCCCGGAAACCGGTCCAGGGTGA
- a CDS encoding transposase: protein MRRYSEAVKADVKRRMSPPERQSVARISEELGIHVVTLYNWRKAWRLQGEVVPASEREPEGWSAADKFTVVLETAGLNDTELGAYCRERGLFPEQVSRWRQAATDANAAPVLTRAEQKDLERLRARDQREIKALKKELQRKEKALAEAAALLVLRKKWEAFCSEDAEG from the coding sequence ATGCGTCGTTACAGCGAGGCCGTCAAGGCTGATGTCAAGAGACGAATGAGCCCGCCCGAGCGACAGAGCGTGGCTCGGATTTCCGAGGAGCTGGGCATCCACGTGGTGACCCTCTACAACTGGAGAAAGGCCTGGCGTCTGCAGGGAGAGGTGGTGCCCGCATCCGAGAGGGAGCCAGAAGGCTGGAGCGCTGCCGACAAGTTCACGGTGGTGCTGGAGACCGCTGGCCTCAACGACACCGAGCTCGGTGCCTACTGCCGTGAGCGGGGGCTGTTCCCTGAGCAGGTGAGCCGCTGGCGTCAGGCCGCCACCGATGCCAACGCCGCGCCAGTGCTGACGAGGGCCGAGCAGAAGGATCTGGAGAGGCTCCGCGCCCGGGACCAGCGAGAGATCAAGGCCCTCAAGAAGGAGCTGCAGCGCAAGGAGAAGGCCCTGGCGGAGGCAGCAGCACTGCTGGTGCTGCGAAAAAAGTGGGAGGCCTTCTGCTCGGAGGACGCGGAAGGCTGA
- a CDS encoding DDE-type integrase/transposase/recombinase, producing MIGEAKASGATLSAACGEIGISLRTLKRWRKAFLGDGDGEDRRRGSPRHVAHRLSEEERQRILLTCNQPEYASLPPGQIVPALADQDLFIGSESSLYRVLHAHGQAHRRGRARPPQEPRPVPRLRADRPNAVWSWDITYLPTTVRGVWLYLYLVIDVWSRKVVAWDVAEREDAQIAADLVGRACLRERISRGCRQPLVLHADNGNAMRAATLEARLEELGVLRSFSR from the coding sequence TTGATCGGTGAGGCCAAGGCCAGCGGAGCCACCCTCAGCGCTGCCTGCGGGGAGATCGGCATTTCCCTGCGCACCCTCAAGCGCTGGCGGAAGGCCTTTCTGGGTGATGGGGACGGAGAAGACCGCCGTAGAGGCAGCCCTCGCCATGTCGCCCACCGCCTGAGCGAGGAAGAACGCCAGCGGATCCTGCTCACCTGCAACCAACCGGAGTACGCCTCGCTGCCGCCGGGACAGATCGTGCCCGCACTGGCCGATCAGGACCTGTTCATCGGCTCCGAGTCCAGCTTGTACCGGGTGCTGCACGCGCATGGTCAGGCCCATCGCCGGGGCCGTGCACGACCACCACAGGAGCCACGGCCTGTGCCACGGCTGCGAGCGGATCGCCCCAATGCTGTGTGGTCGTGGGACATCACCTATCTGCCCACCACGGTGCGGGGTGTGTGGCTGTACCTCTATCTGGTGATCGACGTCTGGAGCCGCAAGGTGGTGGCCTGGGATGTCGCCGAACGAGAAGACGCGCAGATCGCCGCTGACCTGGTGGGTCGGGCCTGCCTGCGGGAGCGGATCAGCAGAGGCTGCCGCCAACCGCTGGTTCTCCACGCCGACAACGGCAACGCCATGCGGGCCGCCACCCTCGAGGCCCGGTTGGAAGAGCTGGGGGTGCTGCGTTCGTTCTCCCGGTGA
- a CDS encoding IS3 family transposase (programmed frameshift): MKRIRHTPEQIIRKLKTAEQLIAQGKTVNEVCRVIEVTQPTYHRWRQQFGGMQAEEAKRLTQLEKENARLKKLLAEAELEKAMLKDLGRGKLLSPERRRRAVVVLQQRYRASERFTCRVVGQNRSTQRHGGRAPGVEETKLRHRLREIAAEHIRWGRRMAHRVLRREGWSVNHKRVQRIWREEGLQRPTPRKQKRARPADGSVRRHQAEHPHQVWAMDFQFDATADGRRLKFLNVIDEHSRLCLAIRVGRRCKARDVVAVLEELTSLYPAPAFIRCDNGPEFIAHALRRWCRTSGTTTATIEPGSPWQNGFAESFNGRFRDEFLNTELFTTAPEAQILADRWRWEYNSLRPHSALQGRTPLEAAQQGAAA; the protein is encoded by the exons ATGAAACGAATCCGTCACACTCCAGAGCAGATCATCCGCAAGCTCAAGACTGCAGAGCAGCTGATCGCCCAGGGCAAGACCGTCAACGAGGTCTGCCGAGTGATCGAGGTGACGCAGCCGACCTACCACCGCTGGCGGCAGCAGTTCGGGGGGATGCAGGCCGAGGAGGCCAAACGGCTGACCCAGTTGGAGAAGGAGAACGCCCGACTCAAGAAGCTGCTGGCGGAAGCCGAGCTGGAGAAGGCGATGCTCAAAGATCTTG GCCGAGGGAAGCTTCTGAGCCCGGAACGCCGGCGCAGGGCGGTGGTCGTCCTGCAGCAGCGTTACCGGGCATCGGAGCGGTTCACCTGCCGGGTTGTGGGTCAGAACCGCAGCACCCAACGCCATGGCGGCAGGGCCCCTGGGGTCGAGGAGACCAAGCTGCGGCACCGGCTGAGGGAGATCGCCGCTGAGCACATCCGCTGGGGCCGGCGGATGGCCCACCGCGTGCTGCGGCGCGAGGGCTGGAGCGTGAATCACAAACGGGTGCAACGGATCTGGCGGGAGGAGGGTCTGCAGCGGCCCACCCCCAGAAAGCAGAAGCGGGCACGGCCAGCGGACGGCTCAGTGCGTCGCCATCAGGCCGAGCATCCCCACCAGGTGTGGGCCATGGACTTCCAGTTCGATGCCACGGCCGATGGCCGGCGGCTCAAGTTTCTGAACGTGATCGATGAGCACAGCCGCCTCTGCCTGGCCATCCGGGTGGGCAGGCGCTGCAAGGCCAGGGACGTGGTGGCCGTGCTGGAGGAACTCACCAGCCTCTACCCGGCACCGGCGTTCATCCGGTGCGACAACGGCCCTGAATTCATCGCCCACGCCTTACGGCGTTGGTGCAGGACCAGCGGCACGACAACGGCCACGATCGAGCCAGGTTCCCCGTGGCAGAACGGCTTTGCCGAGTCGTTCAACGGGAGATTCAGGGATGAGTTCCTCAACACCGAGCTGTTCACCACGGCTCCTGAGGCTCAGATCCTGGCCGACCGCTGGCGCTGGGAGTACAACTCACTCAGGCCGCATTCGGCCCTCCAGGGGCGTACGCCCCTGGAGGCAGCTCAACAAGGAGCTGCTGCATGA
- a CDS encoding integrase core domain-containing protein codes for MSNDNPFSEALFRTLKVHPSYPVRWFRSLEAVIAWVRQFVAWYNNEHRHSGIKYVTPSQRHHGLADAICEVRRRTYEKAYRLHPARWSRHQRCWKQPDIVWINHPRPAEHRVA; via the coding sequence GTGAGCAACGACAACCCCTTCTCGGAAGCCCTGTTCCGCACACTCAAGGTGCATCCCAGCTACCCAGTGCGCTGGTTCCGGAGCCTGGAGGCCGTCATCGCGTGGGTGAGGCAATTCGTTGCCTGGTACAACAACGAACACCGCCACAGCGGGATCAAGTACGTGACGCCCAGTCAGCGGCATCATGGCCTTGCTGATGCGATCTGTGAGGTGCGACGTCGGACTTATGAGAAGGCCTACAGGCTGCATCCAGCACGATGGAGTCGCCACCAGCGCTGCTGGAAGCAACCTGACATCGTGTGGATCAATCATCCACGCCCTGCCGAACATCGTGTCGCCTGA
- a CDS encoding transposase produces MVKPKSFRPWNPEQTLLLPPSPVEWLPENHLVFFLLDLAAELDLEAIHAVYRQKDLRGEKAYDPRMMVVLLLYAYCVGLPSSRRIEKACWEDAAFRVLTGNQQPDHSRISEFRRRHLGALAGLFVQVLRLCQKAGLVSLGHVALDGTKVRANASRHKAMSHERMLKSEKQLEGEMRALLRKAELLDAQEDGQHGKGKRGDELPEELQRRANRLEWIRKAKAELEAEAAAAKARQREEQAEVAEQDMADAEAVPISVVVRSECLS; encoded by the coding sequence ATGGTCAAGCCCAAGTCCTTCCGTCCCTGGAACCCCGAGCAGACCCTGCTGCTGCCGCCGTCTCCGGTGGAGTGGTTGCCGGAGAACCATCTGGTGTTCTTCCTGCTGGATCTGGCCGCTGAACTGGATCTCGAGGCAATTCACGCCGTTTACCGCCAGAAGGATCTACGGGGGGAGAAGGCGTACGACCCCAGGATGATGGTGGTGCTGCTCCTGTACGCCTACTGCGTCGGTCTGCCCAGCTCGCGCAGGATTGAGAAGGCCTGCTGGGAGGACGCTGCCTTCCGGGTGCTCACCGGCAACCAGCAGCCCGATCACAGCCGGATCAGCGAGTTCCGCCGCCGTCACCTCGGCGCCCTGGCCGGGCTGTTTGTTCAGGTGCTGCGGCTCTGCCAGAAGGCGGGGCTGGTGAGCCTGGGTCATGTGGCCCTCGATGGCACCAAGGTCCGGGCCAATGCCAGCAGGCACAAGGCGATGAGCCACGAGCGGATGCTCAAAAGCGAGAAGCAGCTGGAGGGCGAGATGCGGGCGCTGCTGCGCAAGGCCGAGCTCCTTGACGCGCAGGAGGACGGTCAGCACGGCAAGGGCAAACGTGGCGATGAACTGCCGGAAGAACTGCAGCGCCGCGCCAATCGGTTGGAGTGGATCCGCAAGGCCAAGGCGGAGCTGGAAGCCGAGGCTGCAGCTGCCAAAGCCCGCCAACGAGAGGAGCAGGCCGAGGTTGCCGAGCAGGACATGGCAGACGCGGAGGCGGTGCCTATCAGCGTTGTTGTCCGCTCGGAGTGCTTGAGCTGA
- a CDS encoding DDE-type integrase/transposase/recombinase, which yields MGHRITGDRQKGGSYGVGYNKVHIAVDNEQKPTVLGFQAKAVAWFNRQEIERQRVISDNGPATVSRQFAVACLAIGLRHIRTRPYTPRTNGKAE from the coding sequence GTGGGGCACCGGATCACCGGTGATCGTCAGAAAGGCGGGTCCTATGGGGTCGGCTACAACAAGGTTCACATCGCAGTGGACAACGAGCAGAAGCCCACCGTGCTCGGCTTTCAGGCCAAAGCCGTCGCCTGGTTCAACAGGCAAGAGATCGAGCGCCAGCGGGTCATTTCGGACAACGGGCCGGCGACTGTCTCCAGGCAGTTCGCCGTGGCTTGCCTGGCCATAGGGCTCAGGCACATCCGGACCAGGCCGTACACCCCCAGAACCAACGGCAAGGCAGAGTGA
- a CDS encoding IS3 family transposase (programmed frameshift), with amino-acid sequence MKRIRHTPEQIIRKLKTAEQLIAQGKTVTDVCRVIEVTQPTYHRWRQQYGGMQAEEAKRLTQLEKENARLKKLLAEAELEKAMLKDLGRGKLLSPERRRRAVVVLQQRYRASERFTCRVVGQNRSTQRHGGRAPGVEETKLRHRLREIAAEHIRWGRRMAHRVLRREGWSVNHKRVQRIWREEGLQRPTPRKQKRARPADGSVRRHQAEHPHQVWAMDFQFDATADGRRLKFLNVIDEHSRLCLAIRVGRRCKARDVVAVLEELTSLYPAPAFIRCDNGPEFIAHALRRWCRTSGTTTATIEPGSPWQNGFAESFNGRFRDEFLNTELFTTAPEAQILADRWRWEYNSLRPHSALQGRTPLEAAQQGAAA; translated from the exons ATGAAACGAATCCGTCACACTCCAGAGCAGATCATCCGCAAGCTCAAAACCGCCGAGCAGCTGATCGCCCAGGGCAAGACCGTCACCGATGTCTGCCGCGTGATCGAGGTGACGCAGCCGACCTATCACCGCTGGCGTCAGCAGTACGGCGGCATGCAGGCCGAGGAGGCCAAGCGGCTGACTCAGCTGGAGAAGGAGAACGCTCGGCTCAAAAAGCTGCTGGCAGAGGCGGAACTGGAAAAGGCGATGCTCAAAGATCTTG GCCGAGGGAAACTTCTGAGCCCGGAACGCCGGCGCAGGGCGGTGGTCGTCCTGCAGCAGCGTTACCGGGCATCGGAGCGGTTCACCTGCCGGGTTGTGGGTCAGAACCGCAGCACCCAACGCCATGGCGGCAGGGCCCCTGGGGTCGAGGAGACCAAGCTGCGGCACCGGCTGAGGGAGATCGCCGCTGAGCACATCCGCTGGGGCCGGCGGATGGCCCACCGCGTGCTGCGGCGCGAGGGCTGGAGCGTGAATCACAAGCGGGTGCAACGGATCTGGCGGGAGGAGGGTCTGCAGCGGCCCACCCCCAGAAAGCAGAAGCGGGCACGGCCAGCGGACGGCTCAGTGCGTCGCCATCAGGCCGAGCATCCCCACCAGGTGTGGGCCATGGACTTCCAGTTCGATGCCACGGCCGATGGCCGGCGGCTCAAGTTCCTGAACGTGATCGATGAGCACAGCCGCCTCTGCCTGGCCATCCGGGTGGGCAGGCGTTGCAAGGCCAGGGACGTGGTGGCCGTGCTGGAGGAACTCACCAGCCTCTACCCGGCACCGGCGTTCATCCGGTGCGACAACGGCCCTGAATTCATCGCCCACGCCTTACGGCGTTGGTGCAGGACCAGCGGCACGACAACGGCCACGATCGAGCCAGGTTCCCCGTGGCAGAACGGCTTTGCCGAGTCGTTCAACGGGAGATTCAGGGATGAGTTCCTCAACACCGAGCTGTTCACCACAGCCCCAGAAGCTCAGATCCTGGCCGACCGCTGGCGCTGGGAGTACAACTCCCTCAGGCCGCATTCGGCCCTCCAGGGGCGTACGCCCCTGGAGGCAGCTCAACAAGGAGCTGCTGCATGA
- a CDS encoding transposase: MYSPWQNGYAESFNGPFRDEFLNAELFTTGTEAQIAAAGSTNPSSRTRPSRRTRLWMQLPIELLHDHHSQKA; the protein is encoded by the coding sequence CTGTACTCCCCGTGGCAGAACGGCTATGCCGAGTCGTTCAACGGACCGTTCCGCGATGAATTCCTCAACGCTGAGCTGTTCACCACAGGAACTGAGGCTCAGATCGCTGCCGCTGGGAGTACAAATCCCTCAAGCCGCACTCGGCCCTCGAGGCGGACGCGCCTCTGGATGCAGCTCCCTATTGAGCTGCTGCATGACCACCACTCCCAAAAGGCCTGA